GGTATAACCGGTCGTCGGAGTCGGTCACTGGAGTCGGTTGTTGGAGACAGTTATGGGAGACATCGGCGCAGGCGGCAGCGTCTCGAGACCGCGGCCAAACGCGGGCACAGGCCGGCCCGGGAGGGTTTGATGGTACGAGCTAGGATTTCGCTCCTGTTGCTGTTCACGCTGCTCGGCTGCAGCGGCGCGGGGAGCCTTGGAGAGCCCAGCGTGGAACTCTTCGACGTGCGCAAGAGCTACACCAACGTCTACACCTGTAGCCAGGAAGGGATTGGCCGGGAAGGGGGCGCACGCTGCTATGACCGGCTCGACCTGGTCGTCACCGTCGTCAACGCGGGTGAGGTCGCGCTGACGGCATCGCTCGACCGCTTCACGCTGACCAGCGCGGGCGGCAAGGTCTTCAAGCCCCTTCCCCACATGGGGCGCTGCCAGGCCGAACTACGGCCCGGCCAGACGCTGCGCTGCACCCTGCCCTTCACGCTCGAGCCCGCGCTGCCGGCCGCCGAACTCTTTCCGGCCCGGCTCTCGTTTCCTCACGCCCCGGCGGTCGAGATCAGCCCCTAGCGGCTGGGTCTTAAGACTAGAGTCTTAAGACTCTAGTCTTAAGACTAGAGACCTAGTCTCCCTAAGACCTTTGGCGGATGGCGCGGCGAGCACGGAGAGCTTATCATTGGGTCAGCCCTTGATTATTCCCTCAGGTGGCCGACCCGTATTCGGACCCAAGACGAATACGGGTCACTTTTTGGGCTCAGCTCATTATACTGCGGGTATGGACCGCGACCCGACCGCCCTCTCGCTGACCGAACTCGCCAGCGCCTACCGCCGCGGCGAGTTCACCCCTACGGACGTGACCGAGGCCTATCTGGACCGCCTCGAGCCCGGCCCCGTCTACCGCCTCGTCACCGAGGAACGGGCGCGAGCGCAGGCGAAGCGCGCCGACGCTCTGTTCGCGGCCGGCACCGACCTGGGGCCGCTGCAAGGGGTGCCGCTCGCGCTCAAGGACCTGATTGGCACGCGCGGCGAGGTGACGGCGGCGGGCTCGAAGGTGCTGGCCGAGGGGCCAGCGGCCGCCGCGGACGCTCCGGTGGCGGCACGGCTGGACGAGGCGGGCGCGGTCTTTTTGGGCAAGACCACCATGACCGAGCTGGCCTTTTCGGGCCTCGGCATCAACCCGCACTTCGGCACGCCCCGGAACGCCTTCGACCCGGAGCGCCTGCCCGGCGGCTCCTCGTCGGGTTCGGCGGTGGCGGTCGCCGGCGGCCTGGCCTGCGCCGCCATCGGCTCGGACACCGGCGGCTCGGTGCGCATCCCCGCGGCCTTCAACGGCCTAGTGGGGCTCAAGACCACGGACGGCTCCCTGCCGCTGGAGGGGGTGACGCCGCTGTCGCTCACCCTCGATACCCTCGGCCCCATCACCCGGACCGTCGAGGATGGCTGGCACCTGTGGCGCGCGCTGCTCGCCCTGCCCCCGGCACCCCTGCCGCCCGCGAACCCGAAAGGGCTCAGGCTGCTCGTACCCGAGGCCGTCTTGCAAGACGGCTTGGCGCCCGAGGTCGCCCGCTGCTTCGACGCCGCCTGCGGCCTGCTGCAGGAGCTCGGCGCGCGGCAGGGGCGCCGGGAAGCCGAGATCCTGCGCGAGATCCCCGCGCTCTACGAACGCTACGGCTCCTTCGCCGGGCACGAGGCGCTGGCGCTCTACGAGGAGATGATTGACAGGCGCGGCGCGGACATGGACCCGCGCGTGGTCACGCGCATCCTGCCGTTCAGGGACCGGCCCGCCAAGGACTACATCCGCCTGGGCCAGGAGCGTCGCGGCCTGCAGCGCCGCTTCTGGGAAGCGTTCGAGGCTTATGAAGTCGTCGTCGCCCCGACCGTCGCCGTCCTGCCGCCCAAGATAGTCGAGGTGGCGACGGATGAGCTCTACCTTTCGACAAACAACAAGGTCTTGCGCAATACCATGGTGTTCAATTTTCTGGGAACGCCCGCGCTCAGCCTGCCCTGCGGCCTCAGCTCGGAGGGCTTGCCGGTGGGCCTGATGCTGGCTGCGAGGCCGGGCCAGGAAGCGCTCCTGCTCTCGCTGGGGCAGGCCTTTGAAGCGGCCTTCAGCCGTTCAAAATGAGCCGCATCACCGCGCCGTAGCTCGTGGGCGAGATGAACTTCGAACCGGTAAAGCGGTTGAGGGGTCCGGGCCGGGCGTTCGCGCCGATGACGAGCAGGGTTCCCTTGCGGTCGGCGACCTCTACGGTCAACCCCTGCTCGGCGAGGACCTCACCTATATCCACGCTGGGCTGCTGGACACCCGCAGCGAGGCGCCTGAGGAGGCCCGTCTCCTCGACTTCGAAACGAAGGACACGACCAGATCCGCGCAAGCGCGCGGGCTGGCCGTCGACGCTGATGTCCAGACTGGCATCGATGCGCAGCATCGCTGCCGCGCTACTTCGCCGGCTCGTCGGTGGTCACGCGCAGCTGACCGTCCAGCCGCCACACCGCCCTGGGTGAGTCATTGCCGGTATCTCTGGGCACCTCCACCACCATGTCCTTGAACTCGTAGTTGATGACCGCCCCGCGCTCGGTGAGTCGCTCGAAGAGCGCGATAGCCAGATCGGGCCAAGTTGTCTTTTCCGCCATGATTGCTCCTTTCCTTCTGTAGAAGCCTAAGGTATGACGCGTACAGCGACCGTAGCAAAACGCGGATATCCCGTTCCTTCGGCGACGTTCAAGACGAGCTAAGGATCTGCGTCCTCGTTCCGATCGAGAACAGGAAGCGGAATCGCGTTCAGGACCGTGCCCAGATCAGAGCCGCGACAGCCGGGCCAGAATTCATACCGCTCAGAGTCCATACCGCTCAGCGCTCATACCGCTGTACGCCGGCGGTGACCGGCGCGCCCTCCGGCCCTCGAGCACGGCAGGGTATAGCGCCGGGGTATACTCGAGGGGAAAGGGGTCACTCCTTGCGCGTCTCGCTCTTCGCCACCTGTCTGGCGGACCAGCTCTTTCCCCAGGTCGCGGTGGCGACGGTCAAGCTCCTGCGCCACTTGGGCGCCGAGGTCGCCTTTCCCGAAGGCCAGACCTGCTGCGGCCAGCCCGCCTACAACGCGGGCTACCACCGGGAGGCCAGGGCCGTCGCCAGGCACCATATCGGGGTCTTCGGGGGCGCCGACTACGTGGTCCTGCCCTCGGGCTCCTGCGGGGCCATGCTCGGGCACTACCCCGACCTCTTCAGCGAGGACGGCCCGGCCTACGCGGCCGCTCGCGGGCTGGCCGAGCGCACCTTCGAGCTGACCACCTTTATCACCGAGGTCCTGGGCCAAGAGGACATCGGCGCCGACCTGTCGGGCACGCGCGTGACCTACCACGACTCCTGCCACGCCATGCGCTTCATGGGCGTGCGCGAGGCACCCAGAAGGCTCCTCAAGGCCGCGGGCGCCGAACTCGTCGAGGCCGAGGGCAGCGACGTCTGCTGCGGCTTCGGCGGCCTCTTCTCGGTCAAGATGCCCGAGATCAGCGCGGCGATGGCGCGCGCCAAGCTGCCGGGCATCCACGCCACGGGGGCGGCGGTGCTCACCTCGACCGACGGCGGCTGCCTCATGCAGCTCTCCGGCACCCTGCGCCGCGAGGGCTCGAGCCGTGGGGAGTCGGATGAGGCCGCGAAGCTCGAGGTCATCCACATCGCCGAACTCCTCTGGCGCGGCGTCGAGCGAGCCAGGGCCGCAGCCTAGACAAGGAGCACCATGGAAGTCACCACCCAGACCTTTAAGGACAACGCCAAAAGGGCCCTTCACGACGAGATGCTGCAGACCGCCATGCGCCGCGCGACGGGCCAGTTCGTGTCCCGGCGCAAGGCGGCGGTCGCCGCCCTGGCCTCCTTCGAGGACTTGCGCGACTACTGCGCCGCCGTCAAGGCGCACACCTTGGAACACCTGGACGTCTACTTAGACGAGCTGGTGACCAGCGTCGAGAGGTTGGGCGGAGAGGTCCACTTCGCCGCGGACGCCGCCGAGGCCAATGCCGTCGTCACCCGGCTCGCTAGGGAGGCGGGCGTCAGGACGGCCGTCAAGTCCAAGTCGATGCTCTCCGAAGAGATCGGGCTGAACGAGGCCCTGGAAAGGGCGGGCGTCAGCCCGATCGAGACCGACCTGGGCGAGTACATCCTGCAGCTCGAGCACGGCTGGCCGAGCCACATCATCGCCCCGGTCGTCCACAAGACCAAGGAGCAGATCGACCGGCTCTTTCACGAACGGCTGGGCACCGCCCTCGGCAGCGACGTAGCGACGCTCACGGCGGCCGCCCGCAGGGTCCTCCGCGACCGCTTTTTGGAGGCCGACATGGGCATCAGCGGCGCCAACTTCGCCGTCGCCGAGACGGGCACCATCGTCCTGGTCGAGAACGAGGGCAATATCCGCCTGACCACCTCCTTGCCCAGGGTCCACCTGGCGATGATGGGGCTCGAGAAGGTCCTCCCCCGCCTGCGCGACCTGCCCGCCTTTCTGGCGCTGCTGCCCAGATCGGCCACCGGCCAGAAGGCTAGCTCCTACGTCTCGCTGATCACCGGGCCCAGGCGCCAGGGCGAGCGCGACGGACCCGAGGCGTTTCACCTGCTCATCGTGGACAACGGCCGCAGCGCCGTCCTGGCCGACCCCAAGCTGCGCGACGCCCTCAGGTGCATCCGCTGCGGGGCCTGCTTGAACAGCTGCCCGGTCTACCAGCAGATCGGCGGCCACGCCTACGGCTGGGTCTATCCCGGACCCATCGGCGCGGTCTTGGACCCTGGGCTGCTGGGGCTCGAGGCGACCCGCCAGCTCCCCCAGGCGAGCAGCCTCTGCGGCGCCTGCGGTGAGGTCTGCCCCGTCAAGATCCCTCTGCCCGAGCTCCTCATCGAGCACCGCCGGCGCAGCGCCGAAGCGGGCCTGTCGCCCAGGGCCGAAGGGGCGGCCGTCGGCGCCTTTGCCTTCGTCGCGCAGCGCCCACACCTCTGGGCCTTGGGCGCGGCCGGGGCGCGCCTGGGCAGCGGCCTCTTCGAGCGGGACGGGCACATGACGGCACCTGCCCTGCCGGTCCTAAAGGAGTGGCTCGCCGAGCGCGACCTACCGGCCCCGGCCAAGAAGTCCTTCAGGCAGCTCTGGCGCGAGGGCCTCTCGTGAATCATGTCGTGAAGGACCATGTCGTGAAGGACCATGTCGTGAAGGGTCGGGAATGACCAAGGACGCCTTCTTGAAGCGCGTGCGGGACGCGCTTCACAGGCACCCCGGCCAGCCCGCTCAAGAGCCGCCGCCACTCCTGGCCCCGCTTGCGGACTGGGACGCGGCCGAACTCGCCGACCTCTTCGCGGCCGAGCTCACGCTGGTCGGCGGCCACGTCCACCGCGTCGCTGACCTGGCGGAAGCCAAGGGCTGTCTGCGGGAACTCGTGGCGGCTTTCGGGGCCAAATCCTTCTTGCGCAGTGCGGACGGGGTTGTCGACGAGGTCATCGAAGATCTGGGCATCCCCCAGGCCGACCACCCCGGGGACGCCGACGTGGGCATCACCGGCGCGAGGTACGGGATCGCCGCCACCGGCACACTGGTCCTGACGAGCGAGGCGGGCCGCCGGGACTCGCTCCTGCCCATGCACCACGTCGCCCTCCTAAACGTCGCGCAGCTCGTGCCGACGGTGGCCGAGGCGCTGGAAAGCCACTACCGGGCCATGCCGAGCGCCTGGGTGCAGGCGACCGGCCCGAGCCGCACCGCCGACATCGAACTCACCCTGACCACCGGGGTCCACGGCCCCGGCGTAGTCCACGTCATTCTGATCGGGTCCTGAAGAACTCGAGCGCCGCCTCCAGGGCCTCTGCGGGCAGCGTGACGAGGTCGGGCTCGACCCCGCGCCCCTCCCAGGTGGCGCCCAGGAGCGGCGCTAAGACGCCCGTGGCGATCCAGGCCTGCGAGCCGTCGGCGAGACAGAAGGGCAAGACCGCCTCGACGTTGCCCGCCGTCGTCTCGCCGACGATGGTCGCCCGGCCCGAGGTCTGCAGGGCGCCGGCCAAGCCCTCGGCGGCGGAGTTGACGCCGGCGTCGACGAGGACCGCCAGCGGCAAGTCGGTCTCGACGCCGCCCAGGGCGGGATAGGGCACGGGCAGGGTCCAGGTGGTCACCACCCGCCACAAGAAGCCGCCCGTGAAGACGCCCGCCGCCTGCATCATCTCGAGCAGACGCCCGCCCGGGTTGCCGCGCAGGTCGAGCACCAGCCCGCTCGCGCCCTGCCGCACCAGGGTCTGGACGGCGGCGCGCAGATCCTGCGCCGAGCCGGCCACCACCAGATCGGGAAGCTCGATAAAGCCGATGCCGCCGTCCAGGAGGCGGTAGCTCACGTTGCCGCCGCGGCTGAGATCGTCCACCGCAAAGACGCCCAGGCAGGGCAGGTCGCCGTACAGCTCGCGGATGCTCAAAACCCGCGCCGGCGGCACGAAGACCGAGTGGTTGTCGCCGAGTTCCTGGTACATGCTCTCCAGGAGCGCGTAGAGCGCGTCGTCGCCGTCGACCGCCGCCGCGTCCGGCGCGTAGCGCGCCCTCACCTCGTCCCAGTCCACGGCGACTTGCGAGAGGTCCCAGTAGCGCTCGGCCACCAGCCGCCAGGCCGCCTCGAAGCGCCGCTCGAAGTCGCCCTGTGCGGAGGCGACCCCCAGCGACAGCCACAGCAGGCAGACCGCCAGCCGTTTCACCGGCCGCGTCATAGGGCAGCCGCCTCGAGCGGCGCGGACCTGCTGACTCCTGTTCCCACCTAGATCTTGACCCCTTGCAGTACCGTCATGCTCATGCTCTTGGTGTAGCCTTCGATGGCCCCGGCGTCGAGGTGGTACCTCTGCGCCCCGACCACGGTGGCGCTGAGGGCGCCGGCGATGTTGCCGAGCTTGGCGGCGTACTGGAGGTCGTAACCCTGCATGATGCCGTGGGCAAAGGCCGCGGTGTAGCAGTCGCCGGCGCCCGTCGAATCCACGATGCCGTCCACGACGAAGGGATCGACGAGCTCGGTGAGCTCGGGGGTGATGACGATCGAGCCCATCTCGCCGACCTTGACGATGACCCGCTTGATGCCGTGCTCGGCCAAGCCCACCACCGCGTCCGAGATCGAGGTATGGCCGGTGAGCGTATAGAGCTCGCGCTGGTTCATCAAAAGGTAATCCACCTCGCGCACGAGCGAGATCAGGCGGCCCCTGAGGGCATTGACCGCGCCCGAGCCCATGTCGATAAAGGTGGTCAGCCTGGCCGCCCTGGCGGCCTCGAGCGCCCTCACCGCGTACTCGCGCTGCAAGCCGCCCATCAGGCTGTAGGCGCTCATGACCAGCGCGTCGCAAGCGGCGACGTCATCGGCCCGCAGCTCGGCGGCGTCCAAGTTGCGGCTGGCGCCGCCGACGCTGATCATGGTGCGCTCCGTGTCGGGGGTGATCAGCAGGGTCACGCTGCTCGTTTGCACGTCCTTGTCGCGCTGCACCAGCCGGCTCTCGACGCCGGCCTCGGTGACGCGCCTGAGCGCCAGTTCCGCGAAGGGTCCGGTGCCGACGCGCGCCGCCAAGAGCACCTCGTTGCCGAGCCAGGCGAGCGCGGTGGCGATGGTGCCGCCCGCGCCGCCCGGCTCCATCATGGCCCGGCTCGCGCTCACCTCGCCGCCGGGCTCGGGAAGCTCGCTGACGAAATACATTTGATCGACGGTCACGTCGCCGACAACAAAAAACTTAGGCATTTACTCTCTCCTGCCACTCTCTCCCGCGAGGCAAGCCTCGCGCTCCGCAAAGATGCTTGCGCGATTATACCCTATCCTCCCGGGGGTGTTGGTCAAGTCGCTGTCTTAGCGCCCCGAACTGCTCCAGGGACAGCGCCTCCGCCCGGACCCTGGCATCGAGCCCCAACGCCTCGAGCGCCTCTTCGACGAGCCCGGCCGCACGCCCTGCCATCACCAGGTTTCTTTTCAGGGTCTTGCGACGGTGGCGAAAGCCTTGGTGGATGAGCCTGAAGAGCTCGGGAGCCGGGCGCGCCGCGGGATCGACCTCGAGCCTGACCACGCTGCTCGTCACCTCGGGCGCGGGCAGGAAGGCCAAAGGCGGCACCTCGCGGACGATCTCGGCCGCGGCGAAGTGGGCGACGAGCAGGCTCAAGGCGCCGTAGAGCTCGCTGCCGGGCGCGGCCGTGAGGCGACGGGCCACCTCCTTTTGCAGCAGGCAGACGAGCCGCCTAAAGCGCCCGGACACCAGGGCCCGCGTGAGCATGGCGGTGCCGACGTTGTAGGGCAGGTTGGCGACGAGCAGGCTGTTCCGCGGCAAGATGTCCAAGTCGAAAGTCAGGCCGTCGGCGTGGACCAGCCTCACGTTGGGGCAGTCCGCCAGGGTCTCGTTCAAAACGGACAGCAGGCGCCCGTCGAGCTCGACGCTGACGACCTCGCGGGCGCGCGCCGCCAATTCGCGGGTCAAGACGCCCAGGCCAGGGCCGATCTCCAAGACCGTATCCCCTGGCTCCAGCCGCGCCGCCTCGACGATGCGCGCCAAGATGTTGCCGTCGATGAGAAAGTTCTGCCCAAAGGCCTTGTCGGGTCTGAGCCCGTAGCGGCTCAACAGGTCCCTTACCACCGCCGGCGAGTAGAGCGGCCCGGTCAACGGCGCTAGGCGTGGCTGGCGGCTTCGTCGATCCTGGCCATGGCGGCTTGCAGGCCGGTGCCCTCGACCACGGCGATCTCGCTGGCAAGCATGCTCTTGGCGTCCTCCATGACCTGGCGCTCGGTGGCGGCCAGACCCTTTTCGACATCGCGGGCGGCCAGAGCGCCGATCATGCTGGCGAGGTCGAAGGCGTCGCCGGTCGAGAGCACCTCCTGCTCGGCGCGGTAGCGCGGCGTCCACTGGCTCGGCAGGGCGATCTCGCCCTTGGAGACGGCTTCAAAGAGCTTGGGCAGGTCGTCCTTGGTCACGGTGAGGCGCAGGCCGACCTCGGCGCCCTTTTTGAGCGGCACCAAGACCTCCATGTCGCTCTTGATAAAGCTGATCTTGAGGTAGTCCTGTGTTTCTCCCAGGACCGCGCGCGAGGTTTTCTCCTTGATGATTCCGGCGCCCTGGGAAGGATAGACTACGTTGTCGCCGACCTTGAAATCCACAAACTGTTCCTCCTGGAGCCAGCCTACCATATCGTCGGCGTGCGCCTCGGAGCGCCTATCCGTGGCTTTGCGGCGGCGTCTCGAGCACGCCCTGCGCAGCGGGCCTATGGTAGACGTAGTCGAGGACCAGCGCGGCCAGGGCGGCGCCCGCGAAGGGCCCCAGCCAGTAGATCCACTGTCCCTCCCAGGCGCCGCTCACGAGCGCCGGGCCAAAGGCCCTGGCCGGGTTCATGGCCGCGCCCGTCAGCGGCCCGGCGCCGAGCGCGCCGAGCGTCACCGCCGCGCCGATATAGAGCCCGGCGTTGGCGTGGCGCTGGATAGTCACGGCGAAGATGACCGTGGCGAGAAAAAAAGTGATCACGCTCTCGATGCCCGCCCCCGCCCAGAGGCTCAGGCCCTCTTGGAGACGCGGCGCGCCGTAGCGAGAAGCGACGAGAGCCTCGGCGCCGTAGAGAGAGGCCAGGAGCGCCGTCGCCAGGCTCGAGCCGGCGAGCTGGGCGCTCCAGTAGCTCAGGAGCGTGACGGCCCCTATCCGGCCGGTGACGAGAAAGGCGAGCGTTACCGCCGGGTTGAAGTGCGCTCCCGACAGCGGGCCAAAGGCCGTCACCATCGCTGCTATGGTGAGGCCGTGCGCCAGCGCCACGGCGACCAGGTCGCCACCCGCGGCGATCGCCCCGACGCCGATAAAGAGCAGCGCGAAGCTGCCGATGAACTCGGCGAGCCAGCTTTTACGCCTCATCGGGGTTTGGGAGCCTCATGGCTTCAATCAATGGCTGCATCAACGACTGTATCACGTCGGCGTCCCGGTCAGCTCGGCCTCGCTGGGTGTCCGGCCCTGGACCAGCGCCCAGACGAATGTTCGGCTCATCTCGCCGATGCGGTCTCGCACCTCGCGCCAGCGCTCCAGGGGCGCGCCGCTCGGGTCGGGAAAGGCGAGGTGGAGACGCCGCGTCGCGGCAGGGTAGCTGGGGCAGGCCTCGTTGGCCGAGTCGCAGACCGTCATGATCAGGTCGAAGTTCCAGGGATCGGGCAGCTCATCGAGCGTTTTGGAGTGGTGGCCGCGGAGGTCGACGCCGACCTCCGCCATCACCGCGACCGCGTCGGCCTTGACCTTCGTCCTCTCGGTGCCCGCCGAGAAGACCTCGGCCTCGAGGCTGAACTCCTTGGCGTAGTAGCGGAGCCAGCCCTCGGCCATCTGGCTGCGCGCCGAATTGTGGGTGCAGAGAACGAGCAGCCTCATCCAAACACGCTCATGATTAGCCTCCCCAGGCCGTGGCCGGGCGCGAGAGAGGCGCCCCAGAAAGGTCCGGACTAACCGCAGCAGGCGCAGTCGCAACCGGTCAGCTCGCAGAACTCGCAGCAAGCGCAGCAATCATCTTGCTCGGCAAAAAAGATGTGACCTTCATTCATGATCTCACCTCCCTCCTAGTCGGCGGCAGTGGCGACGGGCGCTATATAGCGAGCCAGGCGCGCCGTTACCGTTTCGATGGTTTGGCGATCAAGGGCGTAGTAGACCCAGCGCCCGCGCTTGTCGGCCGTCACCAGCTCCGCCTGCACCAGCAGCTTCATATGGTGGCTGACGGTGGGCTGGCTGAGGCCCAAGAAGGTCTCGAGGTCGCAGGCGCAGACGCCGTCCTCGCGGCTGCAACAGCTTAAGACGGGCTCGAGCAGGAAGTCCAGGATGCGGAGCCTGACGGGGTCGGCGAGGGCTTTAAGCCGGTAGACCAGGCTATCCATGAGCCCAGTCTAGACGAGAAATAGACATATGTCAATGTGTCTATTTCTCAGCCTCAAGCCTTGGATCAAGAACGGTGGGCACGGGGCAAGCATATTGACAATCTTCTATGTGCCTAATGCTATCGATGCACGAACGATGCTCACGGGCTACGAACAGGTCCGCTCGGTGGTCGCAGCCCTCAGCGGCGACCTGAAGAGCGCCCGGGCGGCTCGGCTCGAGCGACCCAGAACCGGGGTGTGCAGGGGCGGCGTTGGCGACTCGTCCTGCTGCGGGCCGACGAGTCCCACAGGCAGCGGGGTCTCGCTAACCCCCGATCGCCACCATCGTCCGCGGCCGGTTGACGGGCGTGGTGATGCCCGAGGCGACCTTCCTGTGCGCGGCAACGAGGAAGACCTCCTGGATGGCGGCAATGGGATCAGCGGCGAGGAGCGCCGGCCGCATGTCCAGCTCACGGTCGGTCATCAGGCAGGGCCGCACCTTAGCGTCGGAGGTCAGCCGCATCCTGCTACAGGCCCCGCAGAAGGGCTCGGACACCGGGTTGATGAAGCCGATGGCCCCCTGCCAGCCAGGCACCCTAAAGAGCCTGGCCGGCGCGCTGGGGTCGGTCTCGACGGGCAGAAGCTCGCCCAGTTCCCGTTCCAGCGCCTCTTTCATGTCGCGACCGGGCATAAAGGCGCGAAAGTAATCATCCGTGGGCGCGTTGTTGAGGTGCATGTACTCGATGTAACGGACGTGGATGGGCAGGTCCCTCGTCAGCTCGGCCAGCCTGGAGAGTTCGCCGTCGTTGACGCCGCGTATCATCACCGCGTTCAGCTTGACCGGGTGCAGGCCCGCCTCGAGGACCGCCTCGATACCCTGCCACACGGGTCTGATATCGCCGCCGCCGGTCGCCCTCTTGAAGACCTCGGGGTCTAAAGCGTCGAGCGAGATGTTGACCCGGTCCATGCCGGCGGCCAGGAGTTCCTTCAGGCGGCGCGCCAGGAGGCTGGCGTTGGTGGTGACGGCCACGTCCTGAATGCCCACCACATGCTTGGCGTTATGGATCATCTCGGGCAGTTCCTTGCGGATGAGGGGCTCGCCGCCGGTGAACCTGACCGACTCCATGCCCAGTCCCGCCGCGGCCTTGACGACATTGTTGACGTCTTCAACCGAGACCGTGCCCGAGGGGTCTTTGTGGCCCATGCCCAGCGGGTCGCAGTAGGAGCAGGCGAAGTTGCAGCGCGGGGTGACGCTGATTCTCAGGTCCCGAACTACCCGGCCGTGCTGGTCGATGAGGCTTTTCATCCTGGCTCCATGCTTTGCATCCTACTGCAAAGGTGTCCTCTTTAGGGTTCAGCGCTTGACACTCGAGAAGAATCGGGCAGGTGAGAAGAATCCAGAGGGCCGGTGCGGGTCCATCGGCCCTCTGGATTCTTGCACTCAGCCGAAGTCGATCTGGCTGCGTTTGAAGCCCCAGCCCTTCGGCGTCCTTGGGGTGAAGCCCGACGTAGGCAGGAGTACCGTAACATTGACAAAGCCTGACGAGCCCTCCATAATGCAGGGAGTCAACATCCATGTTCCATAGGAGGACGACAGTGGCGAGCAATCTGCTTCAAGAGGCCATCGACAAGGCGCTCCGTTCCAAGCTGCATCGGCGCAGCTTTATGCGCCGTCTGGGGCTGACGGCCGCGGTCACTGCGGGCTTGCCCCGTATCGGCAGCCGCGCCTGGGCGCAGGACGCGCCGCCGGCCTCCGAACTGGTGACGGGCAAACTCGACGGCATGATCGTGCACACGCAGCAGCCCGTGCAGATGGAAACGCCGCTCGACGTGCTCCGGGAGGGCCGC
This portion of the Deinococcota bacterium genome encodes:
- the rsmA gene encoding 16S rRNA (adenine(1518)-N(6)/adenine(1519)-N(6))-dimethyltransferase RsmA gives rise to the protein MTGPLYSPAVVRDLLSRYGLRPDKAFGQNFLIDGNILARIVEAARLEPGDTVLEIGPGLGVLTRELAARAREVVSVELDGRLLSVLNETLADCPNVRLVHADGLTFDLDILPRNSLLVANLPYNVGTAMLTRALVSGRFRRLVCLLQKEVARRLTAAPGSELYGALSLLVAHFAAAEIVREVPPLAFLPAPEVTSSVVRLEVDPAARPAPELFRLIHQGFRHRRKTLKRNLVMAGRAAGLVEEALEALGLDARVRAEALSLEQFGALRQRLDQHPREDRV
- a CDS encoding LutB/LldF family L-lactate oxidation iron-sulfur protein, giving the protein MEVTTQTFKDNAKRALHDEMLQTAMRRATGQFVSRRKAAVAALASFEDLRDYCAAVKAHTLEHLDVYLDELVTSVERLGGEVHFAADAAEANAVVTRLAREAGVRTAVKSKSMLSEEIGLNEALERAGVSPIETDLGEYILQLEHGWPSHIIAPVVHKTKEQIDRLFHERLGTALGSDVATLTAAARRVLRDRFLEADMGISGANFAVAETGTIVLVENEGNIRLTTSLPRVHLAMMGLEKVLPRLRDLPAFLALLPRSATGQKASSYVSLITGPRRQGERDGPEAFHLLIVDNGRSAVLADPKLRDALRCIRCGACLNSCPVYQQIGGHAYGWVYPGPIGAVLDPGLLGLEATRQLPQASSLCGACGEVCPVKIPLPELLIEHRRRSAEAGLSPRAEGAAVGAFAFVAQRPHLWALGAAGARLGSGLFERDGHMTAPALPVLKEWLAERDLPAPAKKSFRQLWREGLS
- a CDS encoding S41 family peptidase, translated to MTRPVKRLAVCLLWLSLGVASAQGDFERRFEAAWRLVAERYWDLSQVAVDWDEVRARYAPDAAAVDGDDALYALLESMYQELGDNHSVFVPPARVLSIRELYGDLPCLGVFAVDDLSRGGNVSYRLLDGGIGFIELPDLVVAGSAQDLRAAVQTLVRQGASGLVLDLRGNPGGRLLEMMQAAGVFTGGFLWRVVTTWTLPVPYPALGGVETDLPLAVLVDAGVNSAAEGLAGALQTSGRATIVGETTAGNVEAVLPFCLADGSQAWIATGVLAPLLGATWEGRGVEPDLVTLPAEALEAALEFFRTRSE
- a CDS encoding amidase family protein, which translates into the protein MDRDPTALSLTELASAYRRGEFTPTDVTEAYLDRLEPGPVYRLVTEERARAQAKRADALFAAGTDLGPLQGVPLALKDLIGTRGEVTAAGSKVLAEGPAAAADAPVAARLDEAGAVFLGKTTMTELAFSGLGINPHFGTPRNAFDPERLPGGSSSGSAVAVAGGLACAAIGSDTGGSVRIPAAFNGLVGLKTTDGSLPLEGVTPLSLTLDTLGPITRTVEDGWHLWRALLALPPAPLPPANPKGLRLLVPEAVLQDGLAPEVARCFDAACGLLQELGARQGRREAEILREIPALYERYGSFAGHEALALYEEMIDRRGADMDPRVVTRILPFRDRPAKDYIRLGQERRGLQRRFWEAFEAYEVVVAPTVAVLPPKIVEVATDELYLSTNNKVLRNTMVFNFLGTPALSLPCGLSSEGLPVGLMLAARPGQEALLLSLGQAFEAAFSRSK
- a CDS encoding carbohydrate kinase family protein, yielding MPKFFVVGDVTVDQMYFVSELPEPGGEVSASRAMMEPGGAGGTIATALAWLGNEVLLAARVGTGPFAELALRRVTEAGVESRLVQRDKDVQTSSVTLLITPDTERTMISVGGASRNLDAAELRADDVAACDALVMSAYSLMGGLQREYAVRALEAARAARLTTFIDMGSGAVNALRGRLISLVREVDYLLMNQRELYTLTGHTSISDAVVGLAEHGIKRVIVKVGEMGSIVITPELTELVDPFVVDGIVDSTGAGDCYTAAFAHGIMQGYDLQYAAKLGNIAGALSATVVGAQRYHLDAGAIEGYTKSMSMTVLQGVKI
- a CDS encoding aquaporin, whose translation is MRRKSWLAEFIGSFALLFIGVGAIAAGGDLVAVALAHGLTIAAMVTAFGPLSGAHFNPAVTLAFLVTGRIGAVTLLSYWSAQLAGSSLATALLASLYGAEALVASRYGAPRLQEGLSLWAGAGIESVITFFLATVIFAVTIQRHANAGLYIGAAVTLGALGAGPLTGAAMNPARAFGPALVSGAWEGQWIYWLGPFAGAALAALVLDYVYHRPAAQGVLETPPQSHG
- a CDS encoding (Fe-S)-binding protein, with translation MRVSLFATCLADQLFPQVAVATVKLLRHLGAEVAFPEGQTCCGQPAYNAGYHREARAVARHHIGVFGGADYVVLPSGSCGAMLGHYPDLFSEDGPAYAAARGLAERTFELTTFITEVLGQEDIGADLSGTRVTYHDSCHAMRFMGVREAPRRLLKAAGAELVEAEGSDVCCGFGGLFSVKMPEISAAMARAKLPGIHATGAAVLTSTDGGCLMQLSGTLRREGSSRGESDEAAKLEVIHIAELLWRGVERARAAA
- a CDS encoding CarD family transcriptional regulator, with protein sequence MDFKVGDNVVYPSQGAGIIKEKTSRAVLGETQDYLKISFIKSDMEVLVPLKKGAEVGLRLTVTKDDLPKLFEAVSKGEIALPSQWTPRYRAEQEVLSTGDAFDLASMIGALAARDVEKGLAATERQVMEDAKSMLASEIAVVEGTGLQAAMARIDEAASHA
- a CDS encoding LUD domain-containing protein; this encodes MTKDAFLKRVRDALHRHPGQPAQEPPPLLAPLADWDAAELADLFAAELTLVGGHVHRVADLAEAKGCLRELVAAFGAKSFLRSADGVVDEVIEDLGIPQADHPGDADVGITGARYGIAATGTLVLTSEAGRRDSLLPMHHVALLNVAQLVPTVAEALESHYRAMPSAWVQATGPSRTADIELTLTTGVHGPGVVHVILIGS